A window from Schistocerca gregaria isolate iqSchGreg1 chromosome 8, iqSchGreg1.2, whole genome shotgun sequence encodes these proteins:
- the LOC126284266 gene encoding uncharacterized protein LOC126284266 encodes MQKVFISIFLVAACAGVSCAQLLCNDKCMELAAEVNNPPNNEIWVAALGRFWNAGCDYSCLYEGTWSEAGSTEEDGSAPSNERSRSRRKVARQSRHVSVQHRNN; translated from the exons ATGCAGAAGGTATTTATTTCCATCTTTCTGGTCGCTGCTTGTGCTG GCGTCAGCTGTGCACAGTTGTTATGTAATGATAAGTGCATGGAACTGGCAGCAGAAGTTAACAATCCACCAAACAACGAAATATGGG TTGCCGCACTTGGCCGATTTTGGAATGCCGGCTGCGACTACTCATGCCTGTATGAG GGTACTTGGAGTGAAGCAGGTTCAACTGAGGAAGATGGGTCGGCTCCCAGTAATGAACGATCGCGTTCGCGCAGAAAGGTTGCGCGCCAGTCCAGACATGTTTCTGTTCAGCATCGTAATAACTGA